The Oscillatoria salina IIICB1 genome includes the window TCGCTGGTAATATCGAGTACCCAAATTTCGCGATTGATTGAGCGGTAATAATTTACCAAATCTTGAAAATACGGCTCGTCAAAACTATCTAAATCTACCCTCGGTCGGGAAATTCGATTGTACCACCACAGAGCAACGCTATCTCGTTCCACCAATTCCATAAAGCCCTGTAAAATAGCTTCTTCCAGCGTATTACCCGCCGCACAACCGTTAGTATCTGCCCAACAATCAGGCTGACCTAACCCCCCCAGCCCCCCTTCCCTGCAAGGGAAGGGGGGAGAAATACTCCCCTCTCCTTGTAGGAGAGGGGCTGGGGGAGAGGTCTGATCCAGTTGGGGATAGCCGAAATAACAATATGCTGTTGGTAGATACTTAAATTCTTGGTGAGTCAAAGACCAAACTGGCGTCCAATCAATTTCTCGCGTTTCATCAAATGGTTCAGGTACGCGCTGGAAAAAGCTGCCGCATTTGGCATTCCACTCTCTTCTGTTTTCGTATTGATTCTGGCTAAAATTCAGGCAATGATTGGGATGAATTGCTTTGTCTCCCAATTTTTGATAGCTACTTTTTATTCTGTATTCATCTCCTTGAAAAACGCCAGAGTAGCGCTCGATTGCTTCGCAAAAAGCACTGGCTTTTGCTTGAGCATCCTTTCTTCCTTTCCCCGCACTTCTACCTCCCAAATTCTGTTGTAATAAACTGAATTCATCAAACGTGGAAGCAAAATGATGCTTGGCAAAATAAGTAGGAGTTAAACCATTAGAATTGGCAGAAAGTTTTCCCAACTCTCGTACAATTCCTGTAATAGGGCTAAGATGATGTTTATATCGCTCAAAGGTTTCTTCTGGAGAAACGCAACGATGACCTCCATCAGCAATAAACTTTTTTTTACGGCTGCCAATTATTACAGGTAAAGGCTTACGATGTTCTGGTTTAAGAATGCCGCAACAATTACACTGAGGGCGCTTAATTAATGAGTGTTTTCTCGTTTCTGTTGTTAGCGTGTTATGGGTAATTAGCACTCCTTCCAGAGATTTATTTTTTCCCTGGACAATCCATTTCAGGAGTTCTGTTGCTGCCATTGTTAGGGCTGTTTGCTGCGTTGATGGCAAGTCAGCTAAGGGTGGTGTTAGTGGAGATAAGGTATTTCTATCTTCTAAGAGACCTAACCCCCCCTGCCCCCCTTCCCTGTGAGGGAAGGGGGGAGTATTTCTCCCCTCTCCTTGCAAAAGAGGGGTTGGGGGAGAGGTCAAATCTTGCTGAAGACAGTTACTAGCCCTATTTCTGCGTCTTTGGATAAACTTTTCAATCGGTCGATTGCCTTGCAAGCGTTGAGACAGACATTCCCAACAACCTGTTTGGGGAGTATGAAAAATCGGTCCAATCCAGAGCGAAGTTCCAATCGGTTTAACTAACATCCAAGGACGCGATCGCCTCTGATTTTCTCGATTAATTTCTGCCAGTTCGGCACGCAAGTAATCGTCGGTTAAAACAATTTCAAAATTTGCATCTTCAGCAATTTTAATATATAATGAATTAAGAATATCGAGCAAATTAGAAGTAGATAAAGAACCTAAAGCTTTGACTTTAACTTTAGTTTCTTGCAAGCGGCGATCGGCATCATTTATATTGACATTCAAATGCTCAATAAATACAATTAAATTGGCAGGCAAATTCGTTTCACTTTCAACGAGAAAGCCTTTCTGCTCCAGTTCCATTAGAGCATAATAAATATATGGTGGGGGTAATTTTTCCTGAAGCAGCTCGACAATTTCATCAACGGTATGGTTTCCATCGAGTAATGGGCAGATAGATTGGTAAAGGCGATCGTGCAAAAAAATTGAGCCATTTTCAGATAAAAGAAATGTCCCCTCTCCCTCAACCGTCTCAACGCGAAATTGAGTCTTAAACCTCGGTCTTTTTAACATATTTAACTAAACTTGTTCGACTAACCTGGAATCTAGATACCCGACTTCTTCAAGAAGTCAGGTATCTGAGCCACCCTCTCCCTCTTTTGCCATCTCAAATTGGCAATCTTTTATGACATACTAATAGGGATATAAGCAGACGACGGCAGGTAATCAGTAGCGGTATCCCCATATTCGTTTTTACCTTGCATCCAATTTATCAACTGCTCCTCTGTAACCGTAGCTTTACCGAATGCCGGACAAGGCGGATACGCAAAATAAATTATATATTTCACATCATTAACATACTTCAAATCGTCTTTATTAATCTCTTTAATGACTTTTTTGATTTCGTCTTTTTCAGAGTCTAATATGTCACGGATGTAACCTGAAAAAGTATCAGTCACTACCTCAGCATGAAACATTTGCATAAATGGTTCATAGCATAAGGCTTCAGGTCGCTGATTAGTAAGTTTTTCGTAAACTTCAGGCAAAGTGAGGGTGATACCTTTTAATTCATCATCATTAATTTCTGAATTTTTGCCCAGCACGAGTTTTTTGATTTTAATGCTCGTGACATAGGCATTTCCCTTCTTCTTCTTGTCTCCATAGCTAATGAATGTATAGCTATACCGAGCTTGATCTTGGAATATTTTTATAAAATATTCTTTCAGCTTTTGCTCTTGTTGATTCTTGGACCGCTCTTTTTCAAAGTCAAATGCTAGATAGTTAGCCCAAGACCAGGCAACTAATCGAGACCATTGTTTTACTCCATTTTCCATAATATTCATCTGATTTTTAAGTCCATCAGGCAATTGTTTGTTTTCCATTTTCAAATTACCTCTCAAATTAGTTAGAAAAAAGATTAAGTTGTTCGACAGGAATCTGCTCGCTAGATTTAGCATTATCCATCAAGAAGCTAAAGTCTGCACAGTTTCTAGGATCTTCATTTAATTGGCAAAAATTACCTTGTATTGACAGACGCGCAGAAGTATGACAGACGATGCAAGAAACTCCTTGAGCATAGGGTTCTAGAGAAACATTAGTCAATGGTGGACTATTGGGCGTAATTTCTCTGCGACAAACTTCTTTGTTACTGTAAGGAATTTCTGGGTGGAGTAGCCATTCAGTACCTATTAATTGATAGTACTGCCATACGGATGATTCCGCAATCGCTTTTAGGCTTTTTTGCCATTCCTTGTTCTGTTTTTTAGTTAAATTAGATATCGGATTTGCACGACAAATCTGCGATGGGACTTGATCCTTAATTGCGATTCCTTGATTTACTTTGAGCGTAACTGCTTTAGGCCGATCTTTGCTGATATACCAAAGGTAGGGGGGGGTTACATAAGGCACGTTTTTTTGGCCATTTTCCGTGTTGTACTCATTGTTGTACAGAGTATATCTCGTGTTTTTTTGAGCATCGCCCGGAGGTGCATTATCTATATGCTCGAAGGTAGACCAGATCCAACCTTGACTGCTAGTTTTGTGCATAATATGGAACCCAATTAAACCGAGTTCAGCTTCTTCATCCAATATTTCACCTTCCTTAGTAACTATCTTGCGTTTATTGGTGTAGTATCGGGCTTTTTCTTGTTGAGTGTTTCGCTCATCGAATACTCGCCAAGCTGCTTTAATTTCAATTGCACCCTCAGCTTCATATTGATTGCAATATGGCGAGCTGTGGTCTTTTTCGGGCTCGCTACATACTAGTTTAAATAACTTTTCTGTATTTGGATTGTTAAACATTAACAATTTTGCAGCATCAAACCATTTATTTTCAATGATTTGTTGAAACTCAACCGGGTTAAGGCGAATTTCATTAATAACATAGTTTCCTTGCCGATCCACTAAAGGAATTTGATTAGCTGCGTCAATATCCTCTAGTGATATTTTCGGTATTAATTCTCCATAACCATCCAGCAAATCTTTTCTACTTGCTGTTTTATACTCACTAAATTCCGCTTCTGTAACTAGCTCTCCTGCCTTCGTTAACCGTAAATTTTGCTGGTATTCTATTTCTGAGCCAGTGTGATTGCTCAAACACTCCTTGACTTCTGGTAGTTCGTCTAGTGATGGCGGTGTTGCTCCATTTGGTAGAAATACATCTTTAGCAGATGGATATAGCTCCCAGAGGCGAGGCGCTTCTGGAGCTTGCCCGATGATTTTTTCATACTGATTTTTAGGTGATAGTGGCTCGGTGGTATAGTATAGTGGCTGTCTTTTACAATCAACTGGCCAGTTTAAAGCAATGAAAACTTTCCAGGCAAAATCATTAATTGCTTTTTGGTTTTCACTGATAGACGGGTCATGATTATGTGGAATATTTTTAAATTCTTCGGTTATTTCTATGGACGGCTGAATTAGCGCTTGACTTTTGGCGATCGCGTTCCCCAATGCCATCTCTCCAAAAATAACGATAAAGACTATGACTAAAATTATCGCTAATCGCTGTCTGATGAATTTCATAAGGTTTCTGCACTCTGAGTTAAATTTAACTAACTGGGATCGCTCGCCAGTCAGAATCTTTCGTAAAAAATCTTATCAACTGCTACTAAAACGATCGCCAAAATACTGCTTGTACAATTCGCAACTTATCGTCGCCAGATTGCCTTGTAAATTTACCAATCCCATACTTGCCAATTTCGATGCCTCCACTAAATCTAACTCTACAGGTGTATTGCTATTGACAACTCGCACAAATGCTGCTAACAATTCTGGCTCTTGTTGTAGGTTCCACAGTTCTCGTTGTAGGCGATCGCCATAAATTCCGGCTGAAAGAGAAGATGTTTGCAAAACCTGCTCTAGAGTGGCATTACCGCGCCCGATCTGATAAAGAGCTATGCGTATTAAACAGGGATTCCCATTTACGAAAGCCGTCAGTTGTTGGGCATTTTCAACTGACCAATCCAATCCTTGCTGTTTAGCTAAATACTGCACTTGCTCGCGATTAAATGGCGGTAGTTCGATCGGTAGTCCCACGTTAAAGGGTGATTTATTAGCACTCAGAGGAATATATATTTCAGCCGAGTGTACCACGACTAAACGTAGTTTTCGCCAAATTTCCCGATTTTTCGCTTCCTCGTGCCAAGTTCGCAAAAGGACAAAAAAGTCGCTTGCCAGCTTAGGATAAACAAATAAGCGATCGATATCGTCTAAAGCTAACGCGATCGGCTTATCTATTTTCGCCAGCAGATACTGCTCGAAGTACCTCTTGCAGCTAACCTGACTGCCAAAAAGCTCATCCCAATATTCTTCAATCTGATTTTCCAGTTGCATACCTAAACCAACATTGGCGCAGAACCACCGCAAGAATTTATCTAAATCTTGGACGATCTCTCTATCTACTAACTGAAAATCGATCGAAACTGTTCGATAATCTTGCTCGGCTGCTTTGTGGAGAATTCTTGCCATCAGGGAGGTTTTGCCCATCCGTCTGGGAGCTTGGATGCGAATCAGCGCTCCTGGTTGCAAAATTGTTTGGTAGCACTCAGATTCAATTGGCTCACGCTCCACATAAAAGGGTGAATCTAAGGGAACTTGACCTACTGGTAATTCAGGCTCGATGTCTTTTTCTTGTTTGCGTGGGGTATGGGATTTTTCAACTTCGTCAGTTTGAGGAAACCTCAAGGAATAATCACTTGGCTCCAGAATCAGATTAAAAGCACGGAAACACTTTTTTAAACTATTGCGATCGACCCCAACTTCGCGAGCGTATATTTTTATAACAGTATTCACAGCTAACCCGGTGCGATCGCTCATTTGTTCCCAGGTATACTGAATTCCGTTGTTTTCCTCAAATTCTGTATCTCTTTTCGCTTTCTCTAACTTGTGTAATCCTTTAAGGGTAAGGATTACACCGCGTTTGCGCTTTTTTTTTATCTTGTAACACGATTATTTGACGCTCAACTTTGCAAGATAAGAAAAATTTTAGCAAGTTAAGCAACTTAGTGATTATTAAGAAAAAAGTTGACAATGCCCAAACCCTAAGCCCAAAGAGAGTTTTATCAATTTATCTTCACAAATCTTAAGTTGCAACCTTAAAAAGCCAAATTTGACTGGTGCGATCGGCTTAAGCAGTGCAAACTGAATACAGTGTTTCTAGCAAATTATTACAGGTAAGCCTTAATTAAACTGCGCTCGAACAATAAAACAATACAGGTAAGATTGCTACTAGATCCGGGTTATTAAACTTAAACGTCTAGTTTTACCCAAGAGGGAGAATATTTTGCTAGATTCCGGTTTGGCAGAGATTTGAGCGATCGCGGTGGCTATTATCAACCGCATCCTCAAACACCACTCGAAACTTATAACAGAACGATAGTAATCATTGCTCGGTCTTTTCTCGTCAAAAGGCGCGGATTGCCCTGGGCAAAAACTGTCCAACTGTTGAATTATGGCAAAGCTTTTACTCACTTTAGGTATTGAAAGA containing:
- a CDS encoding TOMM precursor leader peptide-binding protein gives rise to the protein MLKRPRFKTQFRVETVEGEGTFLLSENGSIFLHDRLYQSICPLLDGNHTVDEIVELLQEKLPPPYIYYALMELEQKGFLVESETNLPANLIVFIEHLNVNINDADRRLQETKVKVKALGSLSTSNLLDILNSLYIKIAEDANFEIVLTDDYLRAELAEINRENQRRSRPWMLVKPIGTSLWIGPIFHTPQTGCWECLSQRLQGNRPIEKFIQRRRNRASNCLQQDLTSPPTPLLQGEGRNTPPFPHREGGQGGLGLLEDRNTLSPLTPPLADLPSTQQTALTMAATELLKWIVQGKNKSLEGVLITHNTLTTETRKHSLIKRPQCNCCGILKPEHRKPLPVIIGSRKKKFIADGGHRCVSPEETFERYKHHLSPITGIVRELGKLSANSNGLTPTYFAKHHFASTFDEFSLLQQNLGGRSAGKGRKDAQAKASAFCEAIERYSGVFQGDEYRIKSSYQKLGDKAIHPNHCLNFSQNQYENRREWNAKCGSFFQRVPEPFDETREIDWTPVWSLTHQEFKYLPTAYCYFGYPQLDQTSPPAPLLQGEGSISPPFPCREGGLGGLGQPDCWADTNGCAAGNTLEEAILQGFMELVERDSVALWWYNRISRPRVDLDSFDEPYFQDLVNYYRSINREIWVLDITSDLNIPAFAAISRRCDREVEDIILGFGAHFDPKLAVQRALTEVNQLLPPVLTANADGTTQYADSAEPPVIHWWKTATVENQPYLLPASQMAAKVYSDYPRVDNEDLLDDIKLCQQIVAQKGMSMLVLDQTRPDIGLRVVKVIVPGMRHFWKRLAPGRLDRVPVQLGWLEEAITEEMLNPIPIWL
- a CDS encoding AAA-like domain-containing protein, with the translated sequence MSDRTGLAVNTVIKIYAREVGVDRNSLKKCFRAFNLILEPSDYSLRFPQTDEVEKSHTPRKQEKDIEPELPVGQVPLDSPFYVEREPIESECYQTILQPGALIRIQAPRRMGKTSLMARILHKAAEQDYRTVSIDFQLVDREIVQDLDKFLRWFCANVGLGMQLENQIEEYWDELFGSQVSCKRYFEQYLLAKIDKPIALALDDIDRLFVYPKLASDFFVLLRTWHEEAKNREIWRKLRLVVVHSAEIYIPLSANKSPFNVGLPIELPPFNREQVQYLAKQQGLDWSVENAQQLTAFVNGNPCLIRIALYQIGRGNATLEQVLQTSSLSAGIYGDRLQRELWNLQQEPELLAAFVRVVNSNTPVELDLVEASKLASMGLVNLQGNLATISCELYKQYFGDRFSSS